Proteins from a genomic interval of Cyprinus carpio isolate SPL01 chromosome A21, ASM1834038v1, whole genome shotgun sequence:
- the LOC109080580 gene encoding protein regulator of cytokinesis 1-like: MSCRRSEALAFSLVTEINQAMARLVDIWDSIGIMEDQRVERMQTVKKHIDGLLHSMIKEEEALRNCIKTGIITSQKQLDTLCLELGLEPYKLEEDLTVLQVEKNLRFRVESLLKEKNERLRELSDLKKQDEELCVTLCATPYYIPSGSVPSRTQLQELQEHVKKLGKEKESRVKVFSGLREDIRSLMDEMGHEPESSLERESICPDSDIFLLTHDNIKALKLLLSQLEMKKESLISARDKLKERATSLWNRLSCPEPEGEAFREAAMSTLSDDIRRWRGYVEHLEELQMAQLEEVVDKVRQELVVLWDKCMLGPEQKELFSVHFCDDHYTEELLALHDNELLRMKAFYEAAQPILEDLEKWKRNWALFQEFERKAADPNRFSNRGGSLLKESKDRAKVQKLLLKVEEELRSRVEVWEKNQGTSFLVQGQRIMDFISSKWEEHRLQKDKEKNERMTKKTETSQFKTPTKRALGSTHTTPIPNKIKKMPNMPAPRTATMSNTSSASSSGSSTTFVCVPGRPQLSAKRNKTTEASSGPHVPLQEFNSDKKPVPISYSAFTSELSRKANTDAFLNSTVKDML; the protein is encoded by the exons ATGTCTTGTCGCAGAAG TGAAGCTCTGGCATTCTCTCTGGTAACTGAGATCAATCAAGCCATGGCCAGGCTTGTGGACATATGGGACAGTATCGGCATCATGGAGGACCAGAGGGTAGAACGAATGCAAACTGTGAAAAAACATATAGAT GGGCTTTTGCATTCAATGATCAAGGAGGAAGAGGCCTTAAGAAACTGCATCAAAACCGGCATCATTACCTCCCAGAAACAACTGGATACACTGTGCTTGGAACTGGGACTGGAACCATACAAA TTGGAGGAAGACCTTACAGTCCTCCAGGTGGAGAAGAACCTGCGGTTCCGTGTTGAatctcttttaaaagaaaagaatgaacGCTTAAGAGAGCTGAGTGATTTGAAGAAGCAGGATGAGGAGTTGTGCGTGACTTTGTGTGCTACGCCATATTACATCCCATCAGGAAGTGTGCCTTCTCGAACCCAGCTGCAGGAACTCCAGGAGCATGTTAAGAAACTCGGCAAAGAAAAA GAGAGCAGGGTGAAAGTGTTCTCTGGGCTCAGGGAGGACATCAGGAGCCTGATGGATGAGATGGGACATGAACCAGAGAGCAGCCTAGAACGAGAGTCTATCTGCCCTGACAGTGATATTTTTCTGCTCACGCATGATAATATCAAAGCCTTGAAACTGCTGCTCAGCCAG CTTGAAATGAAAAAGGAATCCTTGATTTCAGCCCGAGACAAACTCAAGGAGCGAGCCACGAGCCTGTGGAATCGTCTGAGTTGTCCTGAGCCGGAAGGCGAGGCGTTCCGAGAGGCTGCCATGAGCACTCTTTCTGATGATATCAGACGG TGGCGGGGCTATGTGGAACATCTGGAGGAACTGCAGATGGCTCAGCTGGAGGAGGTTGTTGACAAGGTCCGACAGGAGCTTGTGGTTCTGTGGGATAAATGTATGCTTGGACCAGAACAGAAAGAGCTATTCAGTGTTCACTTCTGTGATG ATCACTACACTGAAGAGCTGCTGGCCCTCCATGACAACGAGCTGCTACGAATGAAGGCTTTCTATGAGGCAGCACAGCCCATACTGGAGGACCTGGAGAAATGGAAGAGGAACTGGGCTCTCTTTCAAGAGTTTGAG AGAAAGGCAGCGGATCCAAATCGCTTCAGTAACAGAGGAGGGTCTCTGCTCAAAGAGAGTAAGGACAGGGCCAAAGTGCAGAAACTGCTCCTAAAG GTGGAAGAGGAGTTAAGAAGCCGTGTTGAAGTTTGGGAAAAGAATCAGGGGACCTCTTTTCTTGTGCAAGGTCAGAGGATCATGGATTTCATTTCCAGCAAGTGGGAAGAGCATCGCTTGCAGAAAGACAAGGAGAAGAATGAACGG ATGACAAAGAAAACTGAAACCTCTCAGTTTAAAACTCCGACAAAGAGAGCCCTCGGATCGACACATACCACCCCCATCcctaacaaaattaaaaag ATGCCCAATATGCCTGCACCTCGCACTGCCACCATGAGCAACACCAGTAGCGCCAGCAGCAGCGGCTCATCCaccacatttgtgtgtgtgccaGGAAGACCTCAACTCTCTGCCAAG AGGAACAAGACTACAGAGGCCAGCTCTGGCCCACATGTGCCGCTGCAGGAGTTCAACAGTGACAAGAAACCAGTTCCAATAAGCTATTCGGCTTTTACC
- the LOC109080581 gene encoding sulfate anion transporter 1-like — protein MGPSSLEVMEDLNCVTVGTLKRRVRQRKRIHEIIRTKLQRNLSCSGSKVKSTLTGFFPVVKWLPKYKVKDYIWGDLMSGLIIGIILIPQAIAYCLLAGLDPIYGLYTSFFSNIIYFFMGTSRHVSVGIFSLMSLMVGQVVDREVYLAGFDLNEDSTKSAFGINGTGDANSTLVNLKIMALDMECGKECYAIGIATAVTFLAGVYQVLMAVLRLGFVSVYLSAPMLDGFATGASCTILTVQAKYLLGLKIPRHQGYGTVVFTWINIFKNIHKTNFCDLITSAICIIVLVAGKEIQDRYKDRLKIPLPTELVVVAVATIVSHFADLNGQFSSSISGAIPTGFIPPKVPSIELMPHVAFDAIPLAVISFAFTVSLSEMFAKKNGYTVRPNQEMIAIGFCNIIPSFFHSFTTSAALAKTMVKDSTGCQTQVSSIVSALVVLLVLLFFAPFFYALQKCVLACIIIVSLRGALRKFRDVPTQWRESKIEAIVWLVTMSSTALISVELGLLIGVVFSMICVVGQTQNPKVSLLGQIEQTNDFEDMEEYDNLSPVPKVKIFRFQAPLFYANKDFFLKSLYKATHLEPFLEITRRRKLEKKAREKAAKKTDRVDETNGDVTLNLISKNIDFHTIILDCSCISIIDTTGVSTFKMVLKDYKEVGVNVILACCNTPVIDSLRRGSFFGAGDKDMEQLSFHTIHSAVCFATSMTQTVNDSSV, from the exons ATGGGTCCCTCATCACTGGAAGTCATGGAGGACCTAAACTGTGTGACTGTGGGCACACTAAAGCGTAGAGTACGACAAAGGAAACGGATTCATGAGATTATCAGGACCAAATTGCAGCGAAACCTCTCCTGCTCAGGATCTAAAGTGAAGAGCACTCTAACAGGCTTCTTCCCCGTAGTGAAATGGCTACCCAAGTACAAGGTGAAGGACTATATATGGGGAGATCTGATGTCTGGGCTCATAATTGGCATTATATTGATCCCTCAAGCCATTGCGTACTGCCTGTTGGCGGGCTTGGATCCTATCTATGGCTTGTACACTTCATTTTTTTCAAACATCATATACTTCTTCATGGGGACGTCAAGACATGTTTCTGTGGGCATCTTCAGCCTCATGAGTCTGATGGTTGGACAAGTTGTGGACCGAGAGGTCTACCTTGCaggctttgatttgaatgaagaCAGTACGAAAAGCGCATTTGGGATAAATGGTACTGGGGACGCTAACAGTACTCTGGTCAACTTGAAGATCATGGCACTGGATATGGAATGTGGAAAGGAGTGCTATGCCATTGGCATTGCCACAGCAGTAACATTTCTTGCTGGAGTCTACCAG GTGCTGATGGCCGTTCTCAGGCTGGGGTTTgtctctgtttatctgtctgcTCCTATGCTTGATGGCTTTGCCACTGGGGCATCTTGCACTATCCTCACTGTCCAAGCCAAGTACCTGCTTGGCCTTAAGATCCCTCGACACCAAGGCTACGGCACTGTGGTGTTCACTTGGATCAATATCTTTAAGAACATCCACAAAACCAACTTCTGTGATTTAATAACAAGTGCCATTTGCATCATAGTGCTGGTTGCAGGAAAAGAGATCCAGGATCGCTATAAGGACCGTTTGAAGATACCACTGCCCACAGAACTGGTGGTAGTGGCAGTTGCCACAATAGTCTCCCACTTTGCTGATCTAAACGGACAGTTTAGCTCCAGTATCTCAGGTGCCATTCCAACTGGTTTCATTCCTCCAAAGGTGCCCAGTATTGAACTGATGCCCCATGTAGCATTTGATGCCATTCCATTAGCTGTCATTAGTTTTGCTTTTACCGTTTCTCTGTCTGAGATGTTTGCTAAAAAGAATGGTTACACAGTTAGGCCCAATCAAGAAATGATAGCAATTGGGTTTTGCAATATAATTCcttcattttttcattctttcactACAAGTGCAGCCCTTGCGAAAACTATGGTGAAGGACTCAACAGGTTGCCAGACTCAGGTCTCCAGTATAGTGAGTGCCTTAGTGGTTCTTCTGGTCCTTCTTTTCTTTGCACCATTTTTCTACGCTCTCCAGAAATGTGTCCTCGCCTGCATCATCATCGTCAGTCTGCGGGGTGCCCTGCGCAAATTTCGAGACGTCCCTACGCAATGGCGTGAAAGCAAGATTGAGGCAATCGTCTGGTTGGTGACCATGAGCTCAACTGCTTTAATTAGCGTGGAGCTTGGATTGCTGATTGGTGTGGTCTTCTCTATGATCTGTGTGGTGGGCCAGACTCAGAATCCTAAAGTTTCGTTACTGGGACAAATTGAACAAACCAACGACTTTGAGGACATGGAAGAGTACGATAATCTTTCACCTGTTCCAAAAGTGAAGATCTTCCGTTTTCAGGCGCCTCTTTTCTATGCCAAcaaagacttctttttaaaatctttatataaaGCAACTCATCTTGAGCCATTCCTTGAAATAACCCGCAGAAGAAAACTTGAGAAAAAAGCTAGAGAAAAGGCAGCGAAGAAGACAGATAGAGTAGATGAAACAAATGGAGATGTAACTCTAAACTTGATTtcaaaaaacattgattttcatACCATCATTTTGGATTGCTCCTGCATTTCCATAATAGACACAACAGGAGTGAGCACcttcaaaatggttttaaaagacTATAAAGAAGTTGGTGTGAATGTAATTCTAGCTTGCTGCAACACACCAGTAATAGATTCTTTAAGAAGAGGCTCTTTTTTTGGGGCTGGTGACAAAGACATGGAACAACTGTCATTTCATACTATCCACAGTGCTGTTTGTTTTGCTACTAGTATGACACAAACAGTTAATGACTCGTCTGTGTAA
- the LOC109046078 gene encoding rod cGMP-specific 3',5'-cyclic phosphodiesterase subunit beta-like isoform X1, producing MSVKKEDVEKFLDGNPDFARSYFDKKLKPGAVASIMRIPESKVDMDSFKDICSVEEGMIFYDLITDMQENVNMEKVIFKILKRISALIHADRCSLFMYRQRNGIAELATRLFNVNENSELDDCVVPPDSEIVFPLDIGIVGYVAQTKKPINVKDVTQDSHFSSFVDELTEYTTRNILAAPIMNGKDVVAIIMAVNKTTGPHFTDEDEDLFLKYLKVGSLNLKIFHLSYLHNCETRKGQLLLWSANKVFEELTDIERQFHKALYTVRAYLNCDRYSVGLLDMTKEKEFFDIWPVLMGEQPPYSGPVTPDGREIIFYKVIDYILHGKEDIKVIPNPPADHWALVSGLPTYVAESGFICNIMNAAADEMFNFQTEALDDSGWTIKNVLSLPIVNKKEEIVGVATFYNRKDGKPFDDHDEQLMEALTQFLGWSVLNTDTYDKMNKLENRKDIAQDMVLYHVKCRDDEIQNILKTREYFDKEPRDCEEDEFLEILKKELPGPNKFEIYAFHFSDFDCTELELVMCAIQMYYEVGVVKKFQVPQEVLVRFMYSVSKGYRKITYHNWRHGFNVGQTMFTLLTTGKLKRYYTDLEVMAMITAGFLHDIDHRGTNNLYQVKSQNPLAKLHGSSILERHHLDFGKFLLGDESLNIFQNLNRRQTEHVFHLIDIAIIATDLALYFKKRTMFQKIVDLSETYEDQKKWVDFMSLETTRKEIVMAMMMTACDLSAIAKPWEVQSKVALSVAAEFWEQGDLERTVLEQQPIPMMDRNKAAELPKLQCGFIDFVCTFVYKEFSRFHHEIQPMYDGILNNRKHWKERQDEYEAKLKAMEEAVKARQEEAAKNAANSNSTSGSGSKTCSIC from the exons ATGAGTGTCAAAAAAGAAGATGTGGAGAAGTTCCTGGATGGAAATCCAGATTTTGCCAGGAGCTATTTTGACAAAAAGCTCAAACCTGGTGCTGTGGCCTCGATCATGCGAATACCAGAGTCTAAAGTGGATATGGACAGTTTTAAGGACATATGTTCAGTAGAGGAAGGAATGATATTCTACGATCTCATTACAGACATGCAGGAGAACGTCAATATGGAGAAGGTGATTTTTAAGATTCTGAAGCGGATCAGTGCTCTGATTCACGCCGACCGATGTAGCTTGTTCATGTATCGACAGCGGAACGGCATCGCTGAGCTGGCTACTCGTCTCTTCAACGTTAATGAAAATTCTGAGCTTGATGACTGTGTGGTGCCTCCAGACTCTGAGATCGTCTTCCCTCTGGACATCGGTATAGTAGGATATGTGGCTCAAACCAAGAAGCCCATCAATGTGAAGGATGTTACACAG GATAGTCACTTCAGCTCATTCGTTGATGAACTTACTGAATACACCACACGCAACATCTTGGCTGCACCAATCATGAATGGCAAAGATGTAGTAGCCATCATTATGGCAGTCAACAAGACTACTGGTCCCCATTTCACAGATGAAGATGAGGAT ctttttttaaagtatctgAAAGTTGGCTCTCTGAACCTGAAGATTTTTCATCTGAGCTACCTTCATAACTGTGAAACACGAAAAGGACAG CTGCTGTTGTGGTCCGCTAACAAGGTGTTTGAAGAGCTTACAGACATTGAACGACAGTTTCACAAAGCTTTGTACACAGTACGAGCCTATCTCAACTGTGACAGGTACTCTGTGGGCCTGCTGGACATGACCAAGGAAAAG GAGTTCTTTGATATTTGGCCTGTGTTGATGGGAGAGCAGCCACCTTATTCTGGCCCTGTTACTCCAGATGGAAGG GAAATTATTTTCTACAAAGTTATTGATTATATTTTGCATGGAAAAGAGGACATCAAGGTCATACC AAATCCACCTGCGGATCATTGGGCTTTGGTTAGCGGATTACCTACATATGTTGCAGAGAGTGGATTT ATTTGCAACATCATGAATGCAGCAGCAGATGAAATGTTCAACTttcag ACGGAAGCTTTGGATGACAGTGGATGGACCATCAAGAATGTGCTGTCCCTGCCAATTgtcaacaaaaaagaagaaattgttggCGTTGCAACTTTCTACAACAGGAAGGACGGGAAACCATTTGATGACCATGATGAACAACTCATGGAG GCTTTGACACAGTTTCTGGGCTGGTCGGTCCTCAACACAGACACCTATGACAAAATGAATAAGCTGGAGAACAGGAAGGACATTGCCCAGGACATGGTGCTGTACCATGTCAAATGTCGAGATGATGAGATTCAAAACATCCTT aaaacaagagaATATTTTGACAAAGAACCAAGAGACTGTGAGGAGGACGAGTTTTTGGAAATTCTG AAAAAAGAGCTGCCAGGTCCAAATAAGTTTGAGATCTACGCATTCCACTTTTCAGACTTTGACTGCACTGAACTGGAACTTGTAATGTGTGCGATTCAGATGTACTATGAAGTTGGAGTGGTTAAAAAGTTTCAGGTCCCTCAGGAG GTTTTGGTAAGATTCATGTACTCAGTGAGCAAAGGCTACAGGAAAATCACCTACCACAACTGGCGCCATGGCTTCAATGTTGGGCAAACCATGTTCACTTTACTCACG ACAGGCAAACTGAAGCGGTATTACACAGATTTGGAGGTGATGGCCATGATCACTGCAGGCTTCCTGCATGATATTGACCACAGAGGCACAAATAATCTCTACCAAGTGAA GTCCCAAAATCCTCTAGCCAAGCTGCATGGATCCTCCATTCTAGAGAGGCATCACTTGGACTTTGGCAAATTCTTGTTAGGCGACGAG tcatTAAACATATTCCAGAACCTCAACAGAAGACAGACGGAGCATGTCTTCCATCTCATTGACATTGCCATTATTGCAACTGATCTTGCATTGTACTTCAA AAAGAGAACAATGTTCCAGAAAATTGTGGATCTCTCTGAAACATATGAAGATCAGAAGAAATGGGTGGACTTCATGTCTCTTGAAACAACAAGGAAAGAAATTGTAAT GGCCATGATGATGACAGCATGTGACCTCTCAGCTATCGCAAAACCATGGGAGGTGCAGAGCAAG GTCGCCCTCTCTGTAGCAGCTGAATTCTGGGAGCAGGGTGATCTTGAGAGGACTGTTCTTGAGCAACAACCTATC CCCATGATGGACAGGAACAAAGCCGCAGAGCTGCCAAAGCTTCAGTGTGGTTTTATCGACTTTGTCTGTACTTTTGTTTACAAG GAGTTCTCTCGTTTTCACCACGAGATCCAGCCAATGTATGATGGCATTCTGAACAACCGGAAGCATTGGAAAGAGAGGCAGGATGAATATGAGGCAAAACTAAAGGCAATGGAGGAGGCAGTTAAGGCCAGACAGGAAGAAGCTGCTAAAAATG
- the LOC109046078 gene encoding rod cGMP-specific 3',5'-cyclic phosphodiesterase subunit beta-like isoform X2 — translation MSVKKEDVEKFLDGNPDFARSYFDKKLKPGAVASIMRIPESKVDMDSFKDICSVEEGMIFYDLITDMQENVNMEKRNGIAELATRLFNVNENSELDDCVVPPDSEIVFPLDIGIVGYVAQTKKPINVKDVTQDSHFSSFVDELTEYTTRNILAAPIMNGKDVVAIIMAVNKTTGPHFTDEDEDLFLKYLKVGSLNLKIFHLSYLHNCETRKGQLLLWSANKVFEELTDIERQFHKALYTVRAYLNCDRYSVGLLDMTKEKEFFDIWPVLMGEQPPYSGPVTPDGREIIFYKVIDYILHGKEDIKVIPNPPADHWALVSGLPTYVAESGFICNIMNAAADEMFNFQTEALDDSGWTIKNVLSLPIVNKKEEIVGVATFYNRKDGKPFDDHDEQLMEALTQFLGWSVLNTDTYDKMNKLENRKDIAQDMVLYHVKCRDDEIQNILKTREYFDKEPRDCEEDEFLEILKKELPGPNKFEIYAFHFSDFDCTELELVMCAIQMYYEVGVVKKFQVPQEVLVRFMYSVSKGYRKITYHNWRHGFNVGQTMFTLLTTGKLKRYYTDLEVMAMITAGFLHDIDHRGTNNLYQVKSQNPLAKLHGSSILERHHLDFGKFLLGDESLNIFQNLNRRQTEHVFHLIDIAIIATDLALYFKKRTMFQKIVDLSETYEDQKKWVDFMSLETTRKEIVMAMMMTACDLSAIAKPWEVQSKVALSVAAEFWEQGDLERTVLEQQPIPMMDRNKAAELPKLQCGFIDFVCTFVYKEFSRFHHEIQPMYDGILNNRKHWKERQDEYEAKLKAMEEAVKARQEEAAKNAANSNSTSGSGSKTCSIC, via the exons ATGAGTGTCAAAAAAGAAGATGTGGAGAAGTTCCTGGATGGAAATCCAGATTTTGCCAGGAGCTATTTTGACAAAAAGCTCAAACCTGGTGCTGTGGCCTCGATCATGCGAATACCAGAGTCTAAAGTGGATATGGACAGTTTTAAGGACATATGTTCAGTAGAGGAAGGAATGATATTCTACGATCTCATTACAGACATGCAGGAGAACGTCAATATGGAGAAG CGGAACGGCATCGCTGAGCTGGCTACTCGTCTCTTCAACGTTAATGAAAATTCTGAGCTTGATGACTGTGTGGTGCCTCCAGACTCTGAGATCGTCTTCCCTCTGGACATCGGTATAGTAGGATATGTGGCTCAAACCAAGAAGCCCATCAATGTGAAGGATGTTACACAG GATAGTCACTTCAGCTCATTCGTTGATGAACTTACTGAATACACCACACGCAACATCTTGGCTGCACCAATCATGAATGGCAAAGATGTAGTAGCCATCATTATGGCAGTCAACAAGACTACTGGTCCCCATTTCACAGATGAAGATGAGGAT ctttttttaaagtatctgAAAGTTGGCTCTCTGAACCTGAAGATTTTTCATCTGAGCTACCTTCATAACTGTGAAACACGAAAAGGACAG CTGCTGTTGTGGTCCGCTAACAAGGTGTTTGAAGAGCTTACAGACATTGAACGACAGTTTCACAAAGCTTTGTACACAGTACGAGCCTATCTCAACTGTGACAGGTACTCTGTGGGCCTGCTGGACATGACCAAGGAAAAG GAGTTCTTTGATATTTGGCCTGTGTTGATGGGAGAGCAGCCACCTTATTCTGGCCCTGTTACTCCAGATGGAAGG GAAATTATTTTCTACAAAGTTATTGATTATATTTTGCATGGAAAAGAGGACATCAAGGTCATACC AAATCCACCTGCGGATCATTGGGCTTTGGTTAGCGGATTACCTACATATGTTGCAGAGAGTGGATTT ATTTGCAACATCATGAATGCAGCAGCAGATGAAATGTTCAACTttcag ACGGAAGCTTTGGATGACAGTGGATGGACCATCAAGAATGTGCTGTCCCTGCCAATTgtcaacaaaaaagaagaaattgttggCGTTGCAACTTTCTACAACAGGAAGGACGGGAAACCATTTGATGACCATGATGAACAACTCATGGAG GCTTTGACACAGTTTCTGGGCTGGTCGGTCCTCAACACAGACACCTATGACAAAATGAATAAGCTGGAGAACAGGAAGGACATTGCCCAGGACATGGTGCTGTACCATGTCAAATGTCGAGATGATGAGATTCAAAACATCCTT aaaacaagagaATATTTTGACAAAGAACCAAGAGACTGTGAGGAGGACGAGTTTTTGGAAATTCTG AAAAAAGAGCTGCCAGGTCCAAATAAGTTTGAGATCTACGCATTCCACTTTTCAGACTTTGACTGCACTGAACTGGAACTTGTAATGTGTGCGATTCAGATGTACTATGAAGTTGGAGTGGTTAAAAAGTTTCAGGTCCCTCAGGAG GTTTTGGTAAGATTCATGTACTCAGTGAGCAAAGGCTACAGGAAAATCACCTACCACAACTGGCGCCATGGCTTCAATGTTGGGCAAACCATGTTCACTTTACTCACG ACAGGCAAACTGAAGCGGTATTACACAGATTTGGAGGTGATGGCCATGATCACTGCAGGCTTCCTGCATGATATTGACCACAGAGGCACAAATAATCTCTACCAAGTGAA GTCCCAAAATCCTCTAGCCAAGCTGCATGGATCCTCCATTCTAGAGAGGCATCACTTGGACTTTGGCAAATTCTTGTTAGGCGACGAG tcatTAAACATATTCCAGAACCTCAACAGAAGACAGACGGAGCATGTCTTCCATCTCATTGACATTGCCATTATTGCAACTGATCTTGCATTGTACTTCAA AAAGAGAACAATGTTCCAGAAAATTGTGGATCTCTCTGAAACATATGAAGATCAGAAGAAATGGGTGGACTTCATGTCTCTTGAAACAACAAGGAAAGAAATTGTAAT GGCCATGATGATGACAGCATGTGACCTCTCAGCTATCGCAAAACCATGGGAGGTGCAGAGCAAG GTCGCCCTCTCTGTAGCAGCTGAATTCTGGGAGCAGGGTGATCTTGAGAGGACTGTTCTTGAGCAACAACCTATC CCCATGATGGACAGGAACAAAGCCGCAGAGCTGCCAAAGCTTCAGTGTGGTTTTATCGACTTTGTCTGTACTTTTGTTTACAAG GAGTTCTCTCGTTTTCACCACGAGATCCAGCCAATGTATGATGGCATTCTGAACAACCGGAAGCATTGGAAAGAGAGGCAGGATGAATATGAGGCAAAACTAAAGGCAATGGAGGAGGCAGTTAAGGCCAGACAGGAAGAAGCTGCTAAAAATG